The Algoriphagus sp. TR-M9 genome has a window encoding:
- a CDS encoding four helix bundle protein, whose product MRENVVKDKSFGFAVRVVKLYQFLCEQKKEYVLSKQLLRSGTSVGAMVREAEHAETKNDFKHKMGIAQKEINESIYWLELLHKTDYLTSDQFESMNADAVEIIKIITAILKSAKAN is encoded by the coding sequence ATGCGAGAGAATGTAGTAAAGGATAAAAGTTTTGGGTTTGCGGTTAGAGTGGTTAAGCTTTATCAGTTTTTGTGTGAGCAGAAAAAGGAGTATGTGCTTTCAAAACAACTGCTGAGAAGTGGAACTTCAGTTGGAGCAATGGTTCGGGAAGCCGAACATGCTGAAACAAAGAACGATTTCAAACATAAAATGGGCATCGCCCAAAAGGAAATAAACGAAAGCATTTACTGGCTTGAACTATTGCATAAAACAGATTATTTGACCTCAGACCAATTTGAAAGTATGAACGCAGATGCAGTCGAAATCATCAAAATAATCACAGCCATACTAAAATCTGCAAAAGCCAATTAA
- a CDS encoding type I restriction-modification system subunit M codes for MAKKAAQKNQKSMEETLWDSANKLRGTVESSEYKHVVLGLIFLKFASDKFEERKAELIAEGKEKYLEMKEFYNMKNVFFLAPESRWNHVIANSKQDDIALIVDTALHTIEKNNPSLKGALPDNYFSRLNLDPSKLAALLDTINNIDTVGDEEEDVVGRIYEYFLGRFAAAEGKGGGEFYTPKCIVNLIAEMLEPYKGKIYDPACGSGGMFVQSVQFVKSHQGNTKDISIYGQEYTAVTYKLAKMNLAIRGISANLGDVPANTFFKDQHPDLKADYIMANPPFNQSQWREKSELEDDSRWAGFTTPPAGNANYAWILHMLSKLSENGTAGFVLANGSMSTNTSGEGDIRRELIEKDIVDCMIALPGQLFYTTQIPVCLWFVTKNKNRRPHPEDPEKEFRDRRGETLFIDARQLGSMIDRTQKELTKEDIAYIANTYHTWRNSPEPVIASDEGAKQSLTRDVIAIPTSREKQSQDVSLSGVEGYQDIPGYCKSATLAEIAANDYVLTPGRYVGVADEEDDGIHFEDKMTELTATLKGQLEKAKALDQAILENLKVLGYE; via the coding sequence ATGGCTAAAAAAGCAGCCCAAAAGAATCAAAAATCCATGGAGGAAACCCTCTGGGATTCAGCCAATAAATTAAGAGGAACGGTAGAGAGTTCCGAATACAAACACGTAGTACTGGGCCTGATATTTCTGAAGTTCGCTTCCGATAAGTTTGAAGAACGAAAGGCCGAACTGATCGCCGAGGGCAAGGAGAAATACCTGGAGATGAAGGAATTCTACAATATGAAGAACGTCTTCTTTCTGGCTCCTGAAAGTCGCTGGAACCATGTCATAGCCAATTCCAAGCAGGATGATATCGCGCTGATCGTGGATACTGCCCTGCACACCATAGAGAAAAACAACCCCTCGCTGAAAGGCGCTTTACCGGATAATTACTTTTCCCGACTGAATCTGGATCCCAGCAAACTTGCTGCGCTACTGGATACCATCAACAACATCGACACCGTAGGAGACGAAGAAGAGGATGTGGTGGGAAGGATTTACGAGTATTTCCTCGGTCGCTTTGCGGCAGCAGAAGGAAAAGGCGGGGGAGAATTCTATACGCCCAAGTGTATCGTAAATCTGATCGCCGAAATGCTGGAACCTTACAAGGGAAAGATCTACGATCCCGCTTGCGGTTCGGGTGGGATGTTTGTGCAGTCGGTGCAATTCGTCAAAAGCCATCAGGGCAATACCAAGGATATCTCCATCTACGGACAGGAATATACCGCAGTAACTTACAAACTGGCCAAGATGAACCTGGCCATCCGTGGCATCTCTGCCAATCTGGGCGATGTGCCTGCCAATACTTTTTTCAAAGACCAGCATCCTGATCTTAAGGCCGATTATATCATGGCCAATCCCCCCTTCAACCAAAGTCAGTGGCGGGAGAAAAGCGAACTGGAAGATGATTCTCGCTGGGCGGGATTCACCACGCCACCGGCAGGGAATGCCAACTATGCCTGGATTCTGCATATGCTAAGCAAGCTTTCCGAAAACGGAACGGCTGGCTTTGTACTTGCCAATGGCTCCATGAGTACCAATACCTCCGGAGAGGGAGATATCCGTCGGGAGTTGATCGAAAAGGATATTGTGGACTGTATGATTGCCTTGCCTGGACAGTTATTCTATACCACACAGATTCCGGTTTGTCTCTGGTTTGTAACTAAGAACAAGAATAGAAGACCCCATCCAGAAGATCCGGAAAAGGAATTCCGGGATAGAAGGGGAGAAACCCTCTTTATCGATGCCCGCCAACTCGGCAGCATGATCGACCGCACCCAAAAAGAACTCACCAAAGAAGACATTGCCTACATCGCAAATACCTATCACACTTGGCGCAACTCCCCGGAACCCGTCATTGCGAGTGACGAAGGAGCGAAGCAATCTCTAACCCGAGACGTCATTGCGATCCCGACGAGTCGGGAGAAGCAATCTCAGGATGTCAGCCTGAGCGGAGTCGAAGGCTACCAAGACATCCCCGGCTACTGCAAATCCGCCACCCTTGCCGAAATCGCCGCCAACGACTACGTCCTGACCCCCGGTCGCTATGTAGGCGTAGCCGATGAAGAAGACGACGGAATACACTTCGAGGATAAGATGACTGAACTCACTGCCACGCTGAAAGGACAACTGGAAAAAGCCAAAGCCCTGGATCAGGCTATTTTGGAGAATTTAAAGGTGCTGGGATATGAGTGA
- a CDS encoding type I restriction endonuclease subunit R, whose amino-acid sequence MKFTESQLEQAFISLLEAQGYPHVKGEDILRGKEEVLITKDLQGFLQKKYADQKITPVEIFGIIRELEKLPASDLYESNKTIMNWVRDGFLLKRDNHKLKDIFISLIDYEHPENNSFKIVNQLEIQGFEKRIPDGILYVNGLPLVVFEFKSSIREEVSLHSAYVQLTTRYKRDIPDLFKYNAFCVIGDGVNTKAGSFFAPYEFFYAWRKIAGLDQEIDPKTGLSTKVHGIDSIYTLIQGMLDKHRLCDIIHNFIYLPDSSKKDEKIVCRYPQYYAATKLFENIKLHQLPHGDGKGGTYFGATGCGKSFTMLYLTRLLMKSMDFASPTIVLITDRTDLDDQLSTQFTNAKGFIGDNVIKSVGSRAELRAELKGRNSGGVFLTTIHKFNEDTELLTERSNVICISDEAHRSQTNLDQKVRVTEKGVKKSFGFAKHLHDSLPNATYVGFTGTPIDSTMDVFGEIVDSYTMTESVMDEITVRIVYEGRAAKVLLENQKLQEIEKYYSRVAESGANEYQIDESKRQMAQMRTILGDPGRIEAIAKDFVKHYETRIEEGSTLLGKAMFVCSTREIAYQLYQEIIGLRPAWAEILTAEEGVELTEKDRKELKPMARVNMVMTRTKDDEKDLRDLLGTQDYRKELDRQFKNAKSNFKIAIVVDMWLTGFDVPFLDTMYIDKPLQEHSLIQTISRVNRKFEGKSKGLVVDYIGIKKQMNLALKQYSTIDSQNFEDIEQSIIVVKDHVDLLEAIFHSFDYKQYFTGSPLEQLNTLNKAAEYVQLTQKLEKRFMNLVKRMKAAYDICSGSAAFTNTEKDKIHFFIAVRSIVFKLTKGEAPDTDQMNAKVREMIQEAIKSEGVEEIFKLGEDEQKEVDIFEADYLAKIDKIKLPHTKIKLLQKLLAKAIDDFKRINKVKGVDFSKKMQHLVEKYNERKEDDVLRSEVLEDFTNEIIDLYYAMKKEKDSFAELGIDFEEKAFYDILKELARKYDFVYPEDKLVHLAQQVKDVVDDKAKYTDWSKRDDIKAELKVDLIILLAENDYPPVDRDEVYKEIFEQAENFKKYKR is encoded by the coding sequence ATGAAATTCACTGAATCCCAACTTGAACAGGCCTTTATCTCGCTTTTGGAAGCGCAGGGTTATCCCCATGTGAAGGGAGAGGATATTCTAAGAGGGAAGGAAGAGGTGTTGATCACCAAAGATTTGCAGGGGTTTCTTCAGAAGAAGTATGCAGATCAGAAGATTACTCCAGTGGAGATCTTTGGAATAATCCGGGAATTGGAGAAGTTGCCTGCTTCGGATCTCTATGAGTCGAATAAGACCATTATGAACTGGGTGCGGGATGGCTTTCTACTGAAGCGGGACAACCACAAGCTTAAGGACATATTTATCTCCCTGATCGACTACGAGCATCCTGAGAATAATAGCTTCAAGATCGTAAATCAGCTGGAGATTCAGGGATTCGAAAAGCGTATCCCAGATGGCATTCTCTATGTAAATGGTTTGCCACTGGTGGTTTTTGAGTTCAAGTCCTCCATACGGGAGGAAGTGAGTTTGCATTCTGCCTATGTGCAGTTGACTACTCGATATAAGCGGGATATCCCGGATTTATTTAAGTACAATGCCTTTTGTGTCATCGGGGATGGGGTGAATACCAAGGCAGGAAGCTTCTTTGCTCCTTATGAGTTTTTCTATGCCTGGCGGAAGATCGCGGGTTTGGATCAGGAGATCGATCCCAAGACTGGCCTCTCCACCAAGGTGCATGGCATAGACTCCATTTACACGCTGATCCAGGGAATGCTGGACAAGCATAGACTCTGTGACATTATCCATAATTTTATTTACCTGCCAGATAGCTCCAAAAAGGATGAGAAGATTGTTTGCCGCTATCCACAGTACTATGCCGCGACCAAGCTGTTTGAAAATATCAAGCTGCATCAGCTTCCCCATGGAGATGGGAAGGGAGGAACTTACTTTGGGGCCACGGGTTGCGGGAAGAGTTTTACCATGCTCTATCTTACCCGCTTGCTCATGAAAAGTATGGACTTTGCCAGTCCGACCATTGTGTTAATTACAGACCGCACCGATCTGGATGATCAGTTGAGTACCCAGTTTACCAATGCCAAGGGTTTTATCGGGGATAATGTGATCAAGTCTGTGGGAAGTCGGGCAGAGCTGCGGGCGGAACTGAAAGGAAGAAACTCCGGCGGAGTCTTCCTAACTACCATTCATAAGTTTAATGAGGATACCGAACTGCTGACCGAGCGAAGCAATGTGATCTGTATTTCCGATGAGGCACACCGCAGCCAGACCAATCTGGATCAGAAAGTTCGGGTGACAGAAAAAGGAGTGAAGAAAAGTTTTGGCTTTGCAAAGCACCTCCATGATTCCCTTCCCAATGCCACCTATGTGGGCTTTACCGGGACACCAATTGATTCGACCATGGATGTGTTTGGGGAGATCGTGGATTCCTATACCATGACTGAGTCGGTGATGGATGAGATCACCGTGCGTATAGTCTATGAAGGAAGAGCAGCGAAGGTCTTATTGGAAAACCAAAAGCTTCAGGAAATCGAGAAGTATTATTCTAGGGTCGCAGAATCCGGTGCCAATGAATACCAGATCGACGAAAGCAAGCGGCAAATGGCACAAATGCGGACCATACTAGGTGATCCGGGGCGGATAGAAGCTATCGCAAAAGACTTTGTCAAACACTACGAAACCCGGATAGAAGAGGGAAGTACACTTTTGGGTAAAGCCATGTTTGTCTGTAGCACCCGGGAGATTGCTTACCAGCTCTATCAGGAAATCATTGGATTGCGACCTGCTTGGGCAGAAATACTTACCGCGGAGGAAGGAGTGGAGCTAACTGAAAAAGACCGGAAAGAACTCAAGCCTATGGCTCGGGTGAATATGGTAATGACCCGGACTAAAGATGATGAGAAGGATCTGAGGGATCTTTTAGGAACCCAGGATTACCGAAAGGAACTGGATCGGCAGTTTAAAAATGCCAAAAGTAATTTCAAGATCGCCATTGTGGTGGATATGTGGCTTACAGGTTTTGATGTGCCGTTTTTGGATACCATGTACATTGACAAACCACTTCAGGAACACAGTTTGATTCAGACGATTTCCCGGGTAAACCGGAAATTTGAAGGGAAGTCAAAAGGTTTGGTGGTGGATTACATCGGGATCAAGAAGCAGATGAATCTGGCACTGAAGCAGTATTCCACGATTGACAGCCAGAACTTTGAGGATATTGAGCAGTCCATCATTGTGGTGAAAGACCATGTGGATTTGTTGGAAGCCATCTTTCATTCCTTTGATTACAAGCAATACTTTACGGGTTCGCCCTTAGAGCAGCTGAATACCCTGAACAAAGCAGCCGAGTATGTTCAACTCACACAAAAGCTGGAGAAGCGCTTTATGAATCTGGTGAAGCGCATGAAGGCAGCTTATGATATCTGCTCTGGTTCGGCGGCATTTACCAATACTGAAAAGGACAAAATCCATTTCTTTATCGCAGTGCGATCCATCGTCTTCAAACTCACCAAGGGCGAAGCTCCGGATACCGATCAGATGAATGCCAAGGTGCGGGAAATGATACAGGAAGCCATCAAAAGTGAAGGAGTAGAGGAAATTTTTAAGCTGGGAGAAGACGAGCAGAAAGAAGTGGATATTTTCGAGGCAGACTACCTGGCCAAAATCGATAAGATCAAACTTCCCCATACCAAAATCAAATTGCTTCAAAAGCTATTGGCCAAAGCCATCGATGATTTCAAGCGGATCAATAAGGTAAAGGGCGTGGATTTCTCCAAAAAGATGCAGCATCTGGTGGAGAAATACAATGAGCGGAAGGAGGATGATGTCTTGCGTAGTGAGGTATTGGAAGACTTTACCAATGAGATTATCGACCTGTATTATGCGATGAAGAAGGAGAAAGATTCTTTTGCAGAGCTCGGTATTGACTTTGAGGAAAAGGCATTTTATGATATTCTCAAGGAACTGGCCAGAAAGTATGACTTTGTCTATCCCGAGGATAAGCTGGTTCATCTGGCCCAGCAGGTCAAAGATGTGGTGGATGATAAAGCTAAGTACACCGACTGGAGCAAGCGGGATGATATCAAGGCAGAGCTGAAGGTGGATTTGATAATCCTATTGGCTGAAAATGACTATCCGCCCGTTGATCGGGACGAAGTGTATAAGGAGATCTTTGAGCAGGCAGAGAATTTTAAGAAGTATAAAAGATAA
- a CDS encoding epidermal growth-factor receptor (egfr) l domain protein gives MKKFTLILLTLITLSCSDDATNIEPSTIYEGNYEIRSEADLISFSESGYTEINGNLVINYTEDIEDLKGLEALKKVNGILIRYNDELKSLEGLEDLSEIEFFTLSYNLNLNSLKGLDNLTKITSSIIIEQNADLKNLNGLDQLTEVGGDFFISHNDRLENFNGIESLQNVSRFLVLNNISLIDLTGLENIVSTNRLQFDSNDLLKDYCVLSDFLEQNPDPELFGARQNDYNPTVEDILNGNCSE, from the coding sequence ATGAAAAAATTCACCTTAATTCTATTGACTTTAATTACACTATCTTGCAGTGACGATGCTACCAATATCGAGCCTTCTACTATTTATGAAGGCAATTATGAAATCCGTTCAGAAGCCGATTTGATATCTTTCTCGGAATCAGGATATACAGAAATTAATGGCAACCTAGTTATTAACTACACCGAAGATATAGAAGACCTGAAAGGCTTAGAAGCATTAAAAAAAGTCAATGGTATTCTCATAAGATACAACGATGAGTTAAAATCACTTGAAGGTCTTGAAGACCTATCTGAAATTGAGTTTTTCACTCTTTCATATAATTTAAACCTTAATTCATTAAAAGGTCTTGATAATTTAACAAAAATAACATCAAGCATTATCATCGAGCAAAATGCAGATTTAAAAAATTTAAACGGCCTTGATCAACTAACAGAAGTAGGTGGCGATTTTTTTATTTCACATAATGACAGATTAGAAAATTTCAATGGTATAGAAAGTTTACAGAATGTCTCAAGGTTTTTAGTTTTAAATAATATCAGCTTGATAGACTTGACTGGACTTGAAAATATTGTTTCCACTAATCGACTTCAATTTGACTCAAACGACTTATTAAAAGATTATTGTGTTTTAAGTGATTTTTTAGAACAAAATCCAGACCCTGAATTATTTGGAGCAAGACAAAATGATTATAACCCAACAGTCGAGGATATTTTGAATGGAAACTGCTCTGAATAA
- a CDS encoding ATP-dependent nuclease codes for MHIEKLGIINYRSCQDLVIDFDSAVPNVFIGINDCGKSTILKALELLLGEKPKYNAIAEGQNRNDLSNTQVSEGSFENIFKAFGIPIPPFVPDTTYIIGKLSFTEKEEENFQSANLTPGLQWCLENSEKVIYLFKSFTGSQSKLFLLTKEDKTGSQLWLKNQADLNKIITSLKVSAEDIKNENGKGRYSNFEKLRAVYSKLGTELTWTEHKLGKDDKDILPEFKYFDWNCSFEDINSLADSIMKEHIEVHLTPLKEKARAAAELAEAEINKKFGELSDTIRSVAKGVQNINSKVHFDVKEKISDIMVQKSSSDGPIHLENQGEGLKRQIWFSLIKSKAEITPEEGINKFIWAFDEPETHLYPSAQREFFDILGKISKGNVQTLICTHSTVFIDKSKMDSIQSVTQKEVGYSEISKCDDVDSVYSSLGVKNSDFLFFDKFLIVEGDTEQHLIPQMFELYTGETFLDRNIQLINIQGKDKWTQNKAILDGIMRGFKKSEDQIIFLFDNDMKFEIGESVITENMFFVGSQDIEDSLESSFWAEVLNDKYRDELEFIEQEIEDLKAEIPNNQRIASNRKFYKKLDSLIVNKWREAGKDIDELVRIPSKGKESADFLMTCITSSGRIPDKIKEGFDKLIEA; via the coding sequence ATGCACATTGAAAAATTAGGAATAATCAACTACCGAAGCTGTCAAGACCTTGTGATAGATTTTGATTCCGCTGTTCCAAATGTATTTATAGGAATAAATGATTGTGGGAAATCCACAATTTTGAAAGCGTTAGAATTATTATTAGGAGAAAAACCCAAATACAATGCCATTGCAGAGGGTCAAAATCGAAATGATTTATCGAACACTCAAGTAAGTGAAGGATCATTCGAAAATATATTTAAGGCATTTGGCATTCCAATTCCTCCATTTGTTCCTGATACCACCTACATCATTGGGAAACTTTCATTTACAGAAAAGGAAGAAGAAAATTTTCAGTCTGCCAATCTAACCCCAGGGTTACAATGGTGTCTCGAAAATTCTGAAAAAGTCATTTATCTTTTTAAATCTTTCACAGGAAGTCAATCTAAGCTATTCCTGTTAACGAAGGAAGATAAAACTGGAAGTCAATTATGGTTGAAAAATCAAGCCGATCTAAATAAGATAATTACTTCTCTTAAAGTTTCGGCAGAAGATATTAAAAATGAAAATGGGAAAGGTCGGTATTCAAATTTCGAAAAGCTAAGGGCAGTATATTCTAAACTTGGTACCGAATTAACGTGGACTGAGCATAAACTTGGAAAAGATGATAAGGATATTCTCCCAGAGTTTAAATATTTTGACTGGAACTGTTCATTTGAGGATATAAACTCACTTGCTGATTCCATTATGAAGGAACACATAGAGGTTCATCTAACTCCTCTTAAAGAAAAAGCAAGAGCTGCTGCCGAATTGGCAGAGGCTGAAATCAATAAAAAATTTGGAGAATTAAGTGACACGATTCGATCTGTTGCTAAAGGAGTGCAGAATATAAATTCAAAAGTTCATTTTGATGTCAAAGAAAAGATTTCTGACATTATGGTTCAGAAATCGAGCAGTGATGGTCCCATCCATTTAGAGAATCAAGGAGAAGGGCTAAAAAGGCAAATTTGGTTTTCTTTAATTAAATCAAAAGCTGAAATTACCCCTGAGGAGGGAATTAACAAGTTTATTTGGGCCTTTGATGAACCCGAAACTCATCTCTATCCATCTGCCCAACGTGAGTTTTTTGATATTTTAGGTAAAATTTCGAAGGGTAATGTGCAAACCCTGATTTGCACACATTCCACAGTTTTTATTGATAAATCAAAAATGGATTCCATTCAAAGTGTAACCCAAAAAGAGGTTGGATACTCTGAAATAAGTAAGTGCGATGACGTTGATTCAGTTTATTCAAGCCTTGGAGTAAAAAACAGTGATTTCTTATTTTTTGATAAATTCTTAATTGTAGAAGGAGATACCGAACAGCATTTAATACCTCAAATGTTTGAGTTGTATACAGGAGAAACCTTTTTGGATAGAAATATTCAATTGATCAATATTCAAGGGAAAGACAAATGGACCCAAAACAAAGCAATTTTAGATGGGATTATGAGAGGATTTAAAAAGTCGGAAGATCAAATCATTTTTCTTTTTGATAATGATATGAAATTTGAGATTGGGGAATCAGTGATAACAGAAAACATGTTTTTTGTTGGTTCCCAGGATATTGAAGATTCCCTTGAGTCCTCATTTTGGGCTGAGGTTTTGAATGATAAATACCGAGATGAGCTTGAGTTCATAGAGCAAGAAATAGAAGACCTAAAAGCTGAAATTCCAAATAATCAACGAATTGCTTCCAATCGGAAGTTTTATAAAAAATTAGATTCACTTATAGTTAATAAGTGGAGAGAAGCAGGAAAGGATATTGACGAATTGGTAAGGATTCCTTCAAAAGGAAAAGAATCAGCAGATTTTCTAATGACTTGTATTACAAGTTCTGGGAGAATTCCAGATAAGATTAAAGAAGGATTTGATAAACTTATTGAGGCATAA
- a CDS encoding ATP-binding protein translates to MTERQNIEWKQSWHDDYLKWVCGFANAIGGVIYIGMDDDGHVVGLSGYQKLLEDIPNKIRNSMGIICDINLLEENSLKYIEIKVNPYSVPVSLRGRYYYRSGSTKMELTGVELNEFLLKKAGKTWDDVIEEGGSIDDIDAQSIEKFVLDSQVMGRLPDTERLGTFQILEKLQLVESNKLKRAAFVLFGKDPSRFYPNLEVRIGRFGVDAADLRFQEVVEGNLVKILDQVPIQLNNKFLVRPITFEGMYRIEKDSYPKAAIREMLLNALVHRTYMGAHVQLRVYDDRLTIWNEGTLPQGLSLDDLKIEHQSRPRNPKIAKVCFMAGYIDTWGRGTLKILDACKKAGLPEPDIKETNGGMAFTLYMRKDEITSGEIRNDFGMISERIRKEFGSITHRMENDSLVNKDFFQGHFKYFTDYLEENFGISSEKLRKSFGISSTGKLPNISYTLFIIALYPEVTAVQIGKMLDVSDRSVENYFQKLKSEGMIERVGGKKEGSWQIKRSRKQN, encoded by the coding sequence ATGACCGAACGCCAAAACATAGAATGGAAACAAAGCTGGCATGACGATTACCTAAAATGGGTATGCGGTTTTGCCAATGCCATCGGTGGTGTCATTTATATTGGGATGGATGATGATGGTCATGTAGTTGGGCTTTCAGGTTATCAGAAGCTCCTAGAAGATATCCCCAATAAGATCCGTAACTCCATGGGGATCATCTGTGACATCAACCTATTGGAAGAGAATTCCCTGAAATACATAGAAATCAAAGTCAATCCCTATTCTGTACCGGTGTCACTTCGCGGTAGATACTACTATCGTTCAGGCAGCACGAAGATGGAGCTGACCGGAGTAGAACTCAATGAGTTTTTGCTGAAAAAAGCAGGTAAGACTTGGGATGATGTGATTGAAGAGGGAGGCTCAATCGATGACATTGATGCACAAAGTATTGAGAAATTTGTTTTGGATAGTCAAGTAATGGGACGATTGCCGGATACTGAGAGATTGGGCACCTTTCAAATTCTGGAAAAACTCCAACTTGTCGAAAGCAATAAATTAAAACGGGCCGCCTTCGTGCTTTTTGGAAAGGATCCTTCAAGATTCTATCCTAACCTCGAAGTTAGAATTGGACGTTTTGGAGTCGATGCCGCTGACCTGCGCTTTCAGGAAGTGGTAGAGGGGAACTTGGTTAAGATCCTTGATCAAGTCCCAATTCAACTAAATAACAAATTTTTGGTTCGTCCTATTACATTTGAAGGAATGTATCGAATTGAAAAAGACAGCTACCCAAAAGCAGCAATCCGGGAAATGCTTCTCAATGCGTTAGTTCATAGAACCTATATGGGGGCACATGTGCAACTTAGGGTCTATGATGATAGGCTTACCATATGGAACGAAGGTACTCTTCCCCAAGGCCTAAGCTTAGATGACTTAAAAATAGAACATCAATCTCGCCCCCGTAATCCAAAAATTGCCAAGGTATGTTTTATGGCTGGCTATATCGACACTTGGGGCCGGGGCACCTTGAAAATTCTAGATGCTTGCAAAAAAGCAGGTCTTCCAGAACCAGACATTAAAGAAACCAATGGAGGTATGGCTTTCACACTTTACATGCGGAAAGATGAAATTACTTCGGGAGAGATTCGGAATGATTTCGGAATGATTTCGGAAAGAATCCGGAAAGAATTCGGTTCAATTACCCATCGAATGGAAAATGATTCTTTAGTAAATAAGGACTTTTTCCAAGGACATTTTAAATATTTCACCGATTACCTTGAGGAAAACTTCGGAATAAGTTCGGAAAAGCTTCGGAAAAGCTTCGGGATAAGCTCAACGGGCAAATTGCCAAATATTTCTTATACCTTATTTATTATTGCCCTTTACCCTGAAGTGACTGCAGTGCAAATAGGTAAGATGCTAGATGTATCAGATAGATCAGTGGAAAACTATTTCCAAAAATTAAAATCAGAAGGAATGATTGAAAGAGTGGGCGGAAAAAAAGAGGGAAGTTGGCAAATTAAGCGAAGTAGGAAGCAGAATTAA
- a CDS encoding restriction endonuclease subunit S → MSEWEEISLGKYCKVQGGFAFKSKDFTEKGIPVAKIKNVKERDIDLTDCGFVDENLANTNSDYFVKNGDVLISMTGSGMNAPNSIVGRVARHIGLDNAFLINQRVGRFLIKDKDRLDKHFLFHYLSPRERQWELVSIATGSANQVNISGKQIESLKINLPPLPEQKAIAHILGTLDDKIELNRQINQTLEAMAQALFKSWFVDFDPVMDNALAAGNEIPDELQAMAEKRRSVIAKGNVIANSDEGGVKQSHQLLDTNPELAAQFPSSFVYNETLGKWIPEGWEVKRAEDISKITIGKTPPRKEQHWFEEIKTDSNFIWVSIKNMGNSGMYISDSDEYLTAESVEKFNVNKVPADTVILSFKMTVGRVAITTKEICTNEAIAHFSKLKVSLFSGYIYQYLKIFDYDGLGSTSSIATAVNSKLIKQMPFLVPKKKVLDEFKISVSKLNERILATQNEIETLTKLRDRLLPELISGRVRVPEGLILKS, encoded by the coding sequence ATGAGTGAGTGGGAAGAAATAAGCTTAGGTAAATACTGTAAAGTACAAGGTGGATTTGCTTTTAAAAGTAAAGATTTTACCGAAAAAGGAATTCCTGTAGCTAAAATCAAGAATGTCAAAGAAAGGGACATTGATTTAACTGATTGTGGTTTTGTAGATGAAAATTTAGCAAACACTAATTCAGATTATTTTGTCAAAAATGGTGACGTCTTAATTTCTATGACGGGATCAGGAATGAATGCTCCAAATTCTATCGTAGGAAGAGTAGCAAGACATATAGGTTTAGATAATGCATTTTTAATTAATCAGAGGGTTGGTCGATTCCTTATTAAGGATAAAGATCGATTAGATAAGCATTTTCTTTTTCATTATTTAAGTCCTAGAGAACGCCAATGGGAATTGGTTTCAATTGCTACAGGAAGTGCGAATCAGGTAAATATAAGTGGGAAACAAATTGAATCTTTAAAAATCAATCTTCCCCCTCTCCCAGAACAAAAAGCTATAGCCCATATTTTAGGGACTTTGGATGATAAGATCGAGCTAAACCGTCAGATAAACCAAACGCTGGAAGCCATGGCGCAAGCCTTGTTTAAAAGCTGGTTTGTGGACTTCGATCCCGTGATGGATAACGCACTGGCAGCAGGAAACGAAATCCCCGATGAATTGCAGGCTATGGCTGAGAAGCGTCGTTCCGTCATTGCAAAAGGTAACGTCATTGCGAACTCCGACGAAGGAGGGGTGAAGCAATCTCATCAGCTCCTGGACACCAACCCCGAACTCGCTGCCCAATTCCCTTCTTCTTTTGTCTATAATGAGACACTGGGGAAATGGATTCCTGAAGGGTGGGAGGTGAAAAGAGCGGAAGATATTTCTAAAATTACAATTGGAAAAACACCGCCTAGAAAAGAGCAACATTGGTTTGAAGAAATTAAAACTGATTCCAATTTCATTTGGGTCTCCATTAAAAATATGGGGAATTCAGGAATGTATATTTCAGATAGTGATGAGTATTTAACAGCAGAGTCAGTTGAAAAATTTAATGTAAATAAAGTCCCAGCCGATACAGTGATTCTTAGCTTCAAAATGACTGTCGGAAGGGTTGCAATCACCACCAAAGAAATATGTACCAATGAAGCAATTGCTCATTTTTCAAAGCTCAAAGTCTCTCTCTTTTCAGGATATATTTACCAGTATTTGAAGATTTTTGATTACGATGGACTTGGGAGCACCTCTTCGATTGCTACAGCGGTTAATTCAAAACTCATCAAACAAATGCCTTTTCTTGTTCCAAAGAAAAAAGTATTAGATGAATTCAAAATTTCCGTTTCCAAACTAAATGAAAGAATACTTGCAACTCAAAATGAAATCGAAACCCTTACAAAACTTCGAGATAGGTTATTGCCGGAGTTGATTAGTGGGAGGGTGAGGGTGCCGGAGGGGTTGATTTTAAAATCTTGA